In Euphorbia lathyris chromosome 10, ddEupLath1.1, whole genome shotgun sequence, a single genomic region encodes these proteins:
- the LOC136208000 gene encoding berberine bridge enzyme-like 17, with the protein MHPDKSPGPDGFNPGFYQKYWDVVGPQVTEFCLFWLNSGQLADNIHETNIVLIPKKPIPEFVSDLRSIALCNVVYKILAKVLANRLKQFLHLIISPSQSAFIPGRLISDNVMLAYEINHYIHKRSNRKAGIAALKVDMSKAYDRVDWRFLELMMLRLGFAQRWKGFHYLWLNWRKLVVYMVIIIILVSISLATSEQNILNFLKCLPAHTNSTKSPILETVYTPRNSSFESKLLAYIKNRRFLTSKTPKPLAIIAPKDINHVQATVICAKSNDLQIRVRSGGHDFEGLSFISDVPFVILDMFNLREIYVDSHGMSAQVQAGATLGELYYAVATNNTAAAFPGGVCHTVGTGGHFSGGGYGNLMRKYGLSVDNIVDATIVDVNGNVLDRKSMGEDLFWAIRGGGGASFGVIVDWVIKLVYVPEKVTVFSISRSLEQGATDVVYRWQHVATKLDNDLFIRAMLNVVNGSKVGEKKIEVSFVGMFLGQSDRLLKIVKKSFPELGLKRRDCQEMSWIESTLFWDGIPQGTPIEVVLERPERAGDFVKLKSDYVKNVIPKSGLESIWKWLIEYDLNYMQWNPYGGRMHEISEFDTPFPHRAGNMFLIQYASIWDNEGDTERRTDLLRKMYEAMTPYVSRNPREAFLNYRDNDIGKTPSNFTDFRKAQVYGQKYFKNNFQRLANIKARVDPDNFFRNEQSIPPLFSS; encoded by the exons ATGCACCCTGATAAGAGCCCGGGTCCCGACGGGTTCAACCCTGGATTTTATCAGAAATATTGGGATGTTGTGGGTCCACAAGTCACAGAATTTTGCTTGTTCTGGTTAAACTCTGGTCAGCTAGCCGACAATATTCATGAGACCAACATTGTGCTTATCCCGAAGAAACCTATCCCCGAGTTTGTTTCTGATTTAAGGTCGATAGCCTTATGCAATGTTGTTTATAAAATCCTAGCTAAAGTTCTCGCTAACAGGCTCAAGCAGTTTCTCCACTTGATTATCTCACCTTCACAGAGTGCATTTATCCCAGGCAGGCTTATCTCTGACAACGTCATGCTGGCATACGAAATTAATCATTATATACACAAAAGATCAAACAGAAAGGCTGGTATTGCTGCACTGAAAGTAGACATGTCAAAAGCATATGACCGGGTTGACTGGAGATTCCTGGAATTAATGATGCTCAGGTTAGGGTTTGCACAGAGATGG AAGGGCTTTCATTATCTCTGGCTAAATTGGAGGAAGTTGGTAGTTTACATGGTT ATCATCATCATTTTAGTTTCTATTTCTCTGGCAACTTCTGAACAAAACATCCTTAACTTCCTCAAGTGCCTTCCTGCTCATACAAACTCCACAAAATCTCCAATTCTAGAAACTGTTTATACACCAAGAAATTCCTCATTTGAATCCAAATTACTTGCCTATATTAAAAACAGAAGGTTTCTCACCTCTAAAACCCCTAAACCACTTGCAATCATTGCTCCCAAAGACATAAACCATGTTCAAGCAACTGTTATCTGCGCCAAATCTAATGATCTGCAGATTAGGGTTCGGAGCGGTGGCCATGATTTCGAAGGACTTTCCTTTATATCTGATGTCCCATTTGTGATCCTTGACATGTTCAATCTACGAGAAATCTATGTCGATTCGCATGGTATGAGTGCTCAGGTTCAAGCAGGAGCAACATTGGGGGAGCTTTATTATGCGGTTGCTACTAATAACACTGCCGCCGCCTTTCCAGGTGGGGTGTGTCATACTGTTGGGACGGGCGGTCACTTTTCGGGAGGAGGGTATGGAAACCTGATGAGAAAATATGGTTTGTCTGTTGATAATATTGTTGATGCTACTATTGTTGATGTTAATGGAAATGTACTTGATAGAAAATCAATGGGCGAGGATCTGTTTTGGGCAATCAGAGGCGGAGGCGGGGCGAGTTTTGGAGTTATTGTTGATTGGGTGATTAAATTGGTATATGTTCCTGAAAAGGTTACTGTTTTTAGTATTAGTAGAAGTCTCGAGCAAGGTGCGACCGATGTTGTTTATCGGTGGCAACACGTTGCTACGAAACTTGACAACGATCTTTTTATACGAGCAATGCTAAATGTTGTGAATGGTAGCAAAGTAGGCGAAAAGAAGATCGAGGTTTCATTCGTTGGCATGTTTCTAGGGCAAAGTGATAGACTATTGAAGATTGTGAAGAAAAGCTTTCCCGAATTGGGTTTAAAAAGACGAGATTGCCAGGAAATGAGCTGGATTGAATCAACGCTTTTTTGGGACGGAATTCCTCAAggaacaccaattgaagttgtGCTCGAAAGGCCGGAGAGAGCAGGTGATTTCGTGAAGTTGAAGTCGGATTATGTGAAAAATGTGATTCCTAAATCCGGTTTAGAATCTATATGGAAGTGGTTGATTGAATATGATCTCAACTATATGCAATGGAATCCTTATGGGGGAAGAATGCACGAGATTTCGGAGTTTGATACCCCGTTTCCTCATAGGGCTGGGAACATGTTTTTGATCCAGTATGCTAGTATATGGGATAACGAAGGCGACACAGAAAGAAGAACGGACTTGTTAAGAAAAATGTATGAAGCAATGACACCATATGTATCGAGAAATCCAAGGGAGGCATTTCTCAACTATAGAGATAATGACATTGGAAAAACTCCTAGCAATTTCACGGATTTCAGGAAAGCTCAAGTTTATGGGCAAAAGTATTTCAAAAACAATTTCCAGAGGTTGGCGAACATTAAAGCTCGAGTTGATCCTGATAATTTCTTCAGGAACGAACAAAGCATTCCTCCTCTTTTTTCCTCTTAG
- the LOC136208002 gene encoding berberine bridge enzyme-like 17: MKMFQSSTLIFQIIIILISISLATSEPNILNFLKCLPTHTNSTKSPILETVYTPRNSSFESKLLAYIRNRRFLTSKTPKPLAIIAPKDITHVQATVICAKSNGLQVRIRSGGHDYEGLSFISDVPFVILDMFNLREIYVDSNSMNAQVQSGATLGELYYAVAKTAAAFPAGVCHTLGTGGHFSGGGYGNLMRKYGLSIDNIVDATIVDVNGNVLDRKSMGEDLFWAIRGGGGASFGVDWVIKLVYVPEKVTVFSISRSLEQCATDVVYRWQHVATKLDNDLFVRVMPKVVNGSKVGERKVEVSFIGMFLGQTERLLEITKKSFPELGLKRQDCKEMSWIESTLFWEGIPQGTPIEVLLERPEVASVFMKMKSDYVKNVIPKSGLESIWKWMIKYDLTLMQWNPYGGRMNEISEFDTPFPHRAGNLFLVQYISIWNNEGDTRKRMDLLRKMYEAMTPYVSRNPRETFLNYRDNDIGRNPSNFTDFRKAQIYGQKYFKKNFQRLAKIKARVDPDNFFKNEQSIPPLFSS; this comes from the coding sequence atgaaaatgtttCAATCTTCAACCTTAATATTTCAGATCATCATCATTTTAATTTCTATTTCTCTGGCAACTTCTGAACCAAATATCCTTAACTTCCTCAAGTGCCTTCCTACTCATACAAACTCCACAAAATCTCCAATTCTAGAAACTGTTTATACACCAAGAAATTCCTCCTTTGAATCCAAATTACTTGCCTATATAAGAAACAGAAGGTTTCTCACCTCTAAAACCCCTAAACCACTTGCAATCATAGCTCCCAAAGACATAACTCATGTTCAAGCTACTGTTATCTGCGCCAAATCTAATGGTCTGCAGGTCAGGATTCGAAGCGGTGGCCATGATTATGAAGGTCTTTCCTTTATATCTGATGTTCCATTTGTGATCCTTGACATGTTCAATCTACGAGAAATCTACGTGGATTCGAATAGTATGAATGCACAGGTTCAATCAGGAGCAACATTGGGCGAGCTTTATTATGCGGTTGCTAAGACTGCCGCGGCCTTTCCAGCTGGTGTGTGTCATACCCTTGGAACCGGAGGTCACTTTTCGGGCGGAGGGTATGGAAACCTGATGAGAAAATATGGTTTGTCTATTGATAATATTGTTGATGCTACTATTGTTGATGTTAATGGAAATGTACTTGATAGAAAATCAATGGGTGAGGATCTGTTTTGGGCAATCAGAGGCGGAGGCGGAGCGAGTTTTGGAGTTGATTGGGTGATTAAATTGGTATATGTTCCTGAAAAGGTTACTGTTTTTAGTATTAGTAGAAGCCTCGAACAATGCGCGACGGATGTTGTTTATCGGTGGCAACACGTTGCTACGAAACTTGACAATGATCTTTTTGTAAGAGTAATGCCGAAAGTTGTGAATGGTAGCAAAGTAGGCGAAAGGAAGGTTGAGGTTTCATTCATTGGCATGTTTCTAGGGCAAACTGAGAGACTGTTGGAGATTACGAAGAAAAGCTTTCCCGAATTGGGTTTAAAGAGACAAGATTGCAAGGAAATGAGTTGGATTGAATCAACGCTTTTTTGGGAAGGAATTCCTCAAggaacaccaattgaagttttgctCGAAAGGCCGGAGGTAGCTAGTGTTTTTATGAAGATGAAGTCGGATTACGTGAAAAATGTGATTCCTAAATCCGGTTTAGAATCTATATGGAAGTGGATGATTAAATATGATCTCACCTTGATGCAATGGAATCCTTATGGAGGAAGAATGAACGAGATTTCGGAGTTTGATACCCCATTTCCTCATAGGGCTGGGAACCTGTTTTTGGTCCAGTATATTAGTATATGGAATAACGAAGGCGACACGAGAAAAAGAATGGACTTGTTAAGGAAAATGTATGAAGCAATGACGCCATATGTGTCGAGAAATCCAAGGGAGACATTTCTCAACTATAGAGATAACGACATTGGAAGAAATCCTAGCAATTTCACGGATTTTAGGAAAGCTCAAATTTATGGGCAAaagtatttcaaaaaaaatttccaGAGGTTGGCGAAGATTAAAGCTCGAGTTGATCCTGATAATTTCTTCAAGAACGAACAAAGCATTCCTCCGCTCTTTTCCTCTTAG
- the LOC136209287 gene encoding berberine bridge enzyme-like 17, whose translation MKMIQPSPLIFQIITILVSISLVTSEPNILNFLKCLPAHTNSTKSPILETVYTPRNSSFESKLLAYIKNRRFLTSKTPKPLAIIAPKCINHVQATVICAKSNGLQIRIRSGGHDYEGLSFISDVPFVILDMFNLREIYVDSRGMSAQVQAGATLGELYYAVATNNTAAAFPGGVCHTVGTGGHFSGGGYGNLMRKYGLSVDNIVDATIVDVNGNILDRKSMGEDLFWAIRGGGGASFGVVVDWRIKLVFVPKKVTVFNISRGLEQGATDVVYRWQQVVTTLDNDLFIRAMLNVVNGSKVGEKKIEVSFVGMFLGQSERLLEIVKKSFPELGLKRRDCKEMSWIESTLFWDEIPQGTPIEVVLERPERASDFVKVKSDYVKNVIPKSGLESIWKWLIEYDLNYMQWNPYGGRMHEISEFDTPFPHRAGNLFLIQYASIWYNEGDTERRTDLLRKMYEAMTPYVSRNPRETFLNYRDNDIGRNPSNFTDFRKARVYGQKYFKHNYWRLAKIKARVDPDNFFKNEQSIPPLFSS comes from the coding sequence ATGAAAATGATTCAACCTTCACCCTTAATATTTCAGATCATCACCATTTTAGTTTCTATTTCTCTGGTAACTTCTGAACCAAATATCCTTAACTTCCTCAAATGCCTTCCTGCTCATACAAATTCCACAAAATCCCCAATTCTAGAAACTGTTTATACACCAAGAAATTCCTCCTTTGAATCCAAATTACTTGCCTATATTAAAAACAGAAGGTTTCTGACCTCTAAAACCCCTAAACCACTTGCAATCATTGCTCCCAAATGCATAAACCATGTTCAAGCAACTGTTATCTGCGCCAAATCTAATGGTCTGCAGATCAGGATTCGAAGTGGTGGTCATGATTACGAAGGTCTTTCCTTTATATCTGATGTTCCATTTGTGATCCTTGACATGTTTAATCTACGAGAAATCTATGTGGATTCGCGTGGTATGAGTGCTCAGGTTCAAGCAGGAGCAACATTGGGGGAGCTTTATTATGCTGTTGCTACTAATAACACTGCCGCCGCCTTTCCAGGTGGGGTGTGTCATACTGTTGGGACGGGCGGTCACTTTTCGGGAGGAGGGTATGGAAACCTGATGAGAAAATATGGTTTGTCTGTTGATAATATTGTTGATGCTACTATTGTTGATGTTAATGGAAATATACTTGATAGAAAATCAATGGGTGAGGATCTGTTTTGGGCAATCAGAGGCGGAGGCGGAGCGAGTTTTGGAGTTGTTGTTGATTGGAGGATTAAATTGGTGTTTGTTCCAAAAAAAGTCACTGTTTTTAATATTAGTAGAGGCCTCGAACAAGGCGCCACCGATGTTGTTTATCGGTGGCAACAGGTTGTTACCACACTTGACAACGATCTTTTTATACGAGCAATGCTAAATGTTGTGAATGGTAGCAAAGTAGGCGAAAAGAAGATCGAGGTTTCATTCGTTGGCATGTTTCTAGGGCAAAGTGAGAGACTATTGGAGATTGTGAAGAAAAGCTTTCCCGAATTGGGTTTAAAGAGACGAGATTGCAAGGAAATGAGCTGGATTGAATCAACGCTTTTTTGGGATGAAATTCCTCAAGGAACACCTATTGAAGTTGTGCTCGAAAGGCCGGAGAGAGCAAGTGATTTTGTGAAGGTGAAGTCGGATTACGTGAAAAATGTGATTCCTAAATCCGGTTTAGAATCTATATGGAAGTGGTTGATTGAATATGATCTCAACTATATGCAATGGAATCCTTATGGGGGAAGAATGCACGAGATTTCGGAGTTTGATACCCCGTTTCCTCATAGGGCTGGGAACCTGTTCTTGATCCAGTATGCTAGTATATGGTATAACGAAGGCGACACAGAAAGAAGAACGGACTTGTTAAGGAAAATGTATGAAGCAATGACGCCATATGTGTCGAGAAATCCAAGGGAAACATTTCTCAACTATAGAGATAATGACATTGGAAGAAATCCTAGCAATTTCACGGATTTCAGGAAAGCTCGAGTTTATGGGCAAAAGTATTTCAAACACAATTACTGGAGGTTGGCAAAGATTAAAGCTAGAGTTGATCCCGATAACTTCTTCAAGAACGAACAAAGCATTCCTCCTCTTTTTTCATCTTAA